The following are encoded in a window of Telmatobacter sp. DSM 110680 genomic DNA:
- a CDS encoding cold-shock protein, giving the protein MEQGTVKWFNDAKGFGFITRQNGEDVFVHHTAIQSQGFRSLQEGQQVQFNVVKGPKGWQAENVQAL; this is encoded by the coding sequence ATGGAACAAGGCACAGTTAAGTGGTTCAACGACGCAAAAGGTTTCGGCTTCATCACCCGCCAGAATGGCGAGGACGTTTTCGTCCATCACACCGCCATTCAGTCGCAGGGCTTCCGCTCACTGCAGGAAGGCCAGCAGGTTCAGTTCAACGTGGTCAAGGGACCCAAGGGCTGGCAGGCTGAGAACGTCCAGGCTCTCTAA
- a CDS encoding histidine kinase — protein sequence MRPIVAASNAKPGERIGQDMWPEAERHSSAVGRFVRSWWGLALIGAVISTLAGVLFALPQLGTSHWHDELRIYLAQFWIWAALTPLIALVDRQLPFSGRELGKRLSAHILASLVFTEIYFYVFTTIRALFGVTPWSSLDLSQIFSPAVVGWQLWCWLIYWIILGGLQAYQYYNRYVNSELRLERLEHSFSEARLNALRMQLDPHFLFNALNTISSHVERDPKLTRRMIEHLGDLLRMSLESKDRQEVPLAEELAFLEHYLEIQKIRFGDQLRVVMDVAPEVKYAAVPSMFIQPLVENAIRHGISRRASGGTLTVRAKALGDRLEVRVMDDGVGLPLGWTLEGSEGLGLSITRQRIAGLHPNGASRFAIRNRPEGGTVVEVSLPLRLGESINERAYA from the coding sequence GTGAGACCGATCGTGGCGGCGTCGAATGCAAAACCGGGCGAGCGAATCGGCCAGGATATGTGGCCTGAGGCGGAGCGACACTCAAGCGCTGTGGGGCGCTTTGTTCGGAGCTGGTGGGGACTAGCGCTGATTGGCGCAGTGATCTCGACACTGGCTGGAGTTTTGTTTGCGTTGCCACAGCTCGGGACCTCGCATTGGCACGACGAACTGCGGATTTACCTGGCGCAATTCTGGATCTGGGCCGCGCTAACTCCACTTATCGCGCTGGTGGATCGTCAGCTCCCTTTCTCCGGCAGAGAATTGGGAAAGCGTCTTTCCGCTCACATTCTGGCCAGCCTGGTTTTCACAGAAATTTACTTCTACGTCTTCACCACCATCCGAGCGCTTTTCGGCGTTACACCGTGGAGTTCTCTGGACTTGTCGCAAATATTCAGCCCTGCGGTCGTGGGATGGCAGCTGTGGTGCTGGCTGATTTACTGGATCATTCTCGGCGGACTGCAGGCTTACCAGTATTACAACCGCTACGTGAACAGCGAGCTCCGTCTGGAGCGGCTGGAGCACAGCTTCAGCGAGGCGCGGCTGAATGCTTTGCGCATGCAACTTGATCCGCATTTTTTGTTCAATGCGTTGAATACCATCTCGTCGCATGTGGAGCGCGATCCGAAGCTGACGCGGCGAATGATCGAGCATCTGGGCGATCTACTGCGTATGTCCCTTGAATCCAAAGACAGGCAGGAGGTTCCGCTGGCCGAAGAGCTGGCGTTTCTGGAGCATTATCTCGAAATACAAAAGATCCGTTTCGGCGATCAACTGCGTGTGGTGATGGATGTGGCGCCGGAAGTGAAGTATGCGGCGGTGCCTTCGATGTTTATTCAGCCGCTGGTGGAGAATGCGATTCGCCATGGGATTTCGCGACGGGCTTCGGGGGGAACACTGACCGTGCGCGCAAAGGCGCTGGGCGACAGGCTGGAAGTCCGAGTGATGGACGATGGGGTGGGTTTGCCGCTGGGGTGGACGCTGGAGGGCTCAGAGGGATTGGGGCTCTCGATCACGCGGCAACGGATTGCGGGGCTTCATCCCAATGGGGCAAGCCGTTTCGCAATCAGAAACCGACCTGAGGGTGGGACGGTGGTGGAAGTATCGCTGCCTTTGCGACTGGGAGAGTCGATAAATGAACGCGCGTACGCTTGA
- a CDS encoding S41 family peptidase, giving the protein MNGCVSAAAFLALSISSLAQSGVTRANLQQSMGFEDQKGLALTGWYGGPPETFAADNTVHHSGQWAVRLQRDDKSTETFSVITRSLPIDFKGGSVELRGWFRLQDVSGNAALWMRQDGGGQMLSLENMDSQQVKGTRDWAQYSITLPINPTAEKLFFGVILAGKGTLWADDLELMVDGKPIAEAAALPGLPEDHDFDSGSRIAVDKLTPTQISNLATLARVWGFLKYHHPAITSGQRHWDYDLLRILPAILAAPDRDHANDALLNWIDKLGLSACSVCFSAPSGDLDIKPPLEWIHDRKLLGAPLSQRLESIYANRTGKQFYVSLMPGVGNPEFRHELAYPQISFPDSGYQLLALIRWWNILQYWAPDREVAGQNWPAVLEFFIPTLALAKDKTAYQLALFELIAKANDTHANLWSSLDARPPVGECALPIKLRFVDNKPAIYRLDSADSTFQPGDILDTFDGVSIQSLIDKWEIYYADSNSAARQRDLAASLTRGACGPVSVEVTREGRPVQIQTVRIKTKQEWATHDQPGDTFRLLSLQVAYLKLSTIKAADLPAYFEKAKNTKGIIIDIRNYPSEFMPFALGAYFATRPTPFAVFSHADLANPGAFQFGDAVSIPPGPVHYSGKIVILVDETSQSQAEYTAMALRAMPNAAVIGSTTAGADGNVSSIDLPGQLKTMISGLGVFFPDHRPTQRIGIIPDVVVKPTIQGLAAGRDEVLETAVHLIEWTRVDSSKIR; this is encoded by the coding sequence ATGAACGGATGCGTTTCTGCTGCGGCCTTTCTTGCCCTCTCGATCTCATCGCTTGCACAATCAGGGGTTACTCGCGCGAACTTGCAACAGTCGATGGGCTTTGAAGATCAAAAGGGGTTGGCCTTGACCGGCTGGTACGGAGGTCCTCCAGAAACATTCGCAGCCGACAACACTGTCCACCATTCCGGACAATGGGCGGTTCGCCTGCAGCGCGACGACAAGTCCACCGAAACATTTTCCGTAATCACCCGCAGCCTTCCTATTGATTTCAAGGGTGGCAGCGTGGAGCTTCGCGGCTGGTTCCGGCTCCAGGATGTTTCCGGCAACGCAGCTTTGTGGATGCGCCAGGATGGCGGCGGTCAAATGCTCTCGCTTGAGAACATGGATTCGCAGCAGGTCAAAGGTACGCGCGATTGGGCACAGTACAGCATCACGCTACCCATCAATCCCACAGCCGAGAAACTTTTCTTTGGCGTTATCCTCGCCGGCAAAGGCACGCTGTGGGCAGATGATCTCGAACTCATGGTAGACGGAAAACCAATTGCCGAAGCTGCAGCGCTTCCCGGGCTGCCGGAAGACCATGATTTCGATTCCGGATCGCGCATCGCTGTCGACAAACTCACTCCCACGCAGATCTCGAATCTCGCCACCCTGGCGCGGGTATGGGGTTTCCTGAAATATCACCATCCCGCTATCACCTCCGGCCAGCGGCATTGGGATTACGACTTGCTCCGCATTCTGCCGGCCATCCTTGCCGCGCCGGACCGCGACCATGCGAACGACGCGCTTCTCAACTGGATTGACAAGCTCGGCCTGTCCGCTTGTAGTGTCTGCTTTTCCGCCCCTTCCGGCGACCTAGACATCAAGCCTCCTCTCGAGTGGATTCACGACCGCAAGCTGCTCGGCGCTCCTCTCAGCCAGCGTCTCGAATCTATCTACGCCAACCGAACCGGCAAGCAATTCTATGTCTCGCTCATGCCGGGAGTTGGCAACCCTGAATTCAGACACGAACTCGCCTATCCCCAAATCTCGTTCCCTGACTCGGGCTATCAGCTTCTCGCTTTAATTCGCTGGTGGAACATTCTTCAGTACTGGGCGCCCGATCGCGAGGTCGCGGGGCAAAACTGGCCTGCTGTCCTCGAGTTCTTCATTCCCACGCTGGCCCTTGCCAAAGACAAAACCGCATACCAACTCGCTCTCTTCGAACTCATCGCCAAAGCTAACGACACACACGCAAATCTCTGGAGCTCGCTGGATGCGCGGCCTCCCGTCGGCGAATGCGCACTCCCGATCAAACTTCGCTTCGTTGACAACAAGCCTGCGATCTACCGTTTAGATTCCGCAGACAGCACCTTTCAGCCCGGCGATATCCTCGACACATTCGACGGCGTGTCGATCCAATCTCTCATCGACAAATGGGAAATTTATTACGCAGACTCAAATAGCGCAGCACGACAACGCGATCTGGCGGCCTCTCTTACCCGTGGCGCCTGTGGACCGGTTTCGGTCGAAGTCACTCGCGAAGGTCGCCCCGTTCAAATCCAGACCGTCCGCATCAAGACGAAACAGGAATGGGCCACCCACGACCAGCCCGGGGACACCTTTCGACTCCTCTCGCTGCAGGTCGCATACCTCAAGCTATCCACCATCAAGGCCGCTGATCTACCTGCGTACTTCGAGAAAGCGAAGAACACAAAAGGCATCATCATCGACATCCGGAACTACCCGTCAGAGTTTATGCCGTTCGCCCTGGGCGCCTACTTCGCAACTAGGCCCACTCCGTTCGCCGTTTTCTCGCACGCCGATCTCGCTAATCCCGGTGCGTTCCAATTCGGTGATGCAGTGTCCATCCCTCCCGGCCCAGTTCACTACAGCGGCAAGATCGTGATCCTGGTCGACGAGACATCGCAAAGCCAAGCCGAATATACGGCGATGGCGCTGCGCGCGATGCCCAATGCGGCTGTCATAGGAAGCACAACTGCAGGCGCCGACGGCAACGTTTCCTCGATCGACCTGCCCGGTCAACTCAAAACCATGATCAGCGGTCTCGGCGTCTTCTTTCCCGATCACCGCCCCACCCAACGCATCGGCATCATCCCCGATGTTGTAGTCAAGCCCACGATCCAGGGTCTCGCCGCAGGCCGCGATGAGGTTCTGGAAACCGCCGTACATCTCATCGAATGGACCAGGGTGGATTCTTCAAAGATTCGTTGA
- the buk gene encoding butyrate kinase, translated as MPHPGNRVLVINPGSTSTKFGVFTMECAEWVSSVHHGDEELKQFRGRSMMARTGYRAALIEKALVAAGYDPKHFAAVGGRGGFLPPMACGTYLVDDALVEELRLAKRGEHASNLGAVLALRFAQAAGVNAYIVDPVTVDEWQDCARISGSPLIERSCIGHALNIKAVARRFARESRRAYADLRLIIAHMGSGVTVSAHRGGRMIDNNTPEEGPLGPDRTGSLPVRGLIKLCYSGQFSETQLDRMVFGEGGLFAYLGTRDLEEVERRIDAGDAKAAVVYEAMIYQVAKETGAMAAVLEGRVDAVVLTGGIAHSERLISRLRTYIDWIAPVTVYPGEDELQALAEGVFRVLNGEEEAKRLMTHEAASKGREALVIGLE; from the coding sequence GTGCCACACCCAGGTAACCGCGTCCTCGTCATCAATCCCGGGTCCACCTCCACCAAGTTCGGCGTTTTCACAATGGAATGTGCGGAATGGGTGAGTTCCGTACACCACGGGGACGAGGAATTGAAGCAGTTTCGGGGCCGCTCAATGATGGCCCGAACCGGCTACCGCGCGGCGCTGATTGAGAAGGCGCTGGTGGCGGCTGGATACGATCCAAAGCACTTTGCGGCCGTCGGCGGACGGGGCGGCTTTCTGCCTCCGATGGCCTGCGGGACGTACCTGGTTGACGACGCGCTGGTGGAAGAGCTTCGGCTGGCCAAGCGGGGCGAACATGCCAGCAACCTGGGCGCGGTGCTGGCGCTTCGATTTGCGCAGGCTGCCGGGGTAAATGCCTACATTGTGGACCCGGTTACGGTGGACGAATGGCAGGATTGTGCGCGGATATCCGGGTCGCCGCTGATCGAACGATCGTGCATTGGGCATGCGTTGAATATCAAGGCAGTCGCACGTCGGTTTGCCCGAGAATCGCGGCGCGCGTATGCCGATCTGCGGTTGATCATCGCGCATATGGGTAGCGGGGTTACGGTTTCAGCGCATCGCGGCGGGCGGATGATCGACAACAATACGCCGGAGGAAGGACCCCTGGGACCGGATCGGACGGGCAGTTTACCGGTGCGCGGGCTGATCAAGCTTTGCTACAGCGGGCAATTCAGCGAAACACAACTGGACCGGATGGTTTTTGGCGAGGGCGGGCTGTTTGCTTACCTGGGAACGCGGGATCTGGAAGAAGTTGAGCGCCGGATTGATGCTGGCGACGCAAAGGCCGCCGTTGTTTACGAGGCGATGATTTACCAGGTGGCGAAGGAGACCGGTGCGATGGCCGCGGTGCTGGAAGGGCGCGTGGATGCGGTGGTGCTAACTGGCGGCATAGCGCACTCTGAACGCTTGATAAGCCGGCTTCGCACGTATATCGACTGGATCGCTCCGGTCACGGTGTATCCGGGGGAAGATGAGTTGCAAGCGCTGGCTGAGGGCGTTTTCCGTGTGCTGAACGGAGAGGAAGAGGCCAAGCGGCTTATGACGCATGAGGCGGCGAGCAAGGGTCGCGAGGCGCTGGTGATCGGGCTGGAGTGA
- a CDS encoding LytTR family DNA-binding domain-containing protein: MNARTLEPIHVLVADDELPARQRLMDLLRRDDQVASVSEAADGETAAEMIQKQNPDLLFLDVQMPELDGLGVIDAIGAAQMPLTVFVTAYDQHAIRAFEANALDYLLKPFSDERFEATMARAKARLDERSMKEFGQRVMKMVSAAPASPERRLDRLVVKAGGTTRFIRVIDIDWIEAAGVYVTLHVGGKELLYRAALNDLAEKLDPRRFVRVHRSALINIESVLQLEPISHGEFEAVLKNGARTRVSRTYRVQLEKRLGQPL, translated from the coding sequence ATGAACGCGCGTACGCTTGAGCCAATTCATGTGCTGGTGGCGGATGATGAACTGCCGGCGCGACAGCGATTGATGGATCTGCTGCGACGCGATGACCAGGTGGCTTCCGTGAGCGAGGCTGCGGATGGCGAGACCGCGGCGGAGATGATTCAAAAGCAAAATCCGGATCTGCTTTTTCTCGATGTGCAGATGCCGGAGTTGGATGGGCTGGGCGTCATCGACGCGATCGGCGCGGCACAGATGCCGTTGACCGTATTTGTGACGGCTTACGATCAGCACGCGATCCGCGCATTTGAGGCGAATGCGCTGGATTATTTGCTGAAGCCTTTCAGCGATGAGCGGTTCGAGGCGACGATGGCGCGTGCGAAGGCACGGCTGGACGAACGCAGCATGAAGGAGTTTGGCCAGCGGGTGATGAAGATGGTGAGTGCGGCACCGGCTTCTCCGGAGCGGAGGCTGGACAGGCTGGTGGTGAAGGCGGGCGGCACGACGCGGTTTATTCGTGTGATCGACATCGACTGGATTGAGGCTGCGGGCGTGTACGTGACGCTGCATGTGGGCGGGAAAGAATTGCTGTATCGCGCGGCGCTGAATGATCTGGCGGAGAAGCTGGATCCGCGGCGATTTGTGCGCGTGCACCGGTCGGCGCTGATCAATATTGAAAGTGTTTTGCAACTGGAGCCGATTTCGCACGGGGAGTTTGAGGCGGTGCTGAAGAATGGGGCGCGGACGCGAGTGAGCCGGACGTACCGGGTGCAGCTGGAGAAGCGGCTGGGGCAGCCGTTGTGA
- a CDS encoding UvrD-helicase domain-containing protein, with the protein MSQSLIENLNPEQRAAVETTDGPLLILAGAGSGKTRVITSRIAWLIQQKGVAPDSILAVTFTNKASAEMGERVERLLGHGSLTKPLIATFHSLCVRMLRRDIEALKVDGQGLTRSFAIYDENDQQGIVKQVMRRMGLDTKQLTPRTVLSRISWAKNHMVDPQDYYLGSKDPDSERIAHIYKSYKDELRKNNALDFDDLLLEAVRLLKVSAPTREYYQRRYRYILVDEYQDTNRPQYELMKLLAGETKNVCAVGDEDQSIYSWRGADIRNILEFEKDFPNARIVRLEQNYRSTQVILEAAGAVVANNLRRKGKKLWTDRQGGSLIGYYEAPDGENEALFIADRIQKFLRESVESGDDAHCAVLYRTNSQSRLVEEALRRYGIKYTMVGGFSFYERAEIKDLLCYLRLVRNPHDSMALNRVINTPARGIGKTTLETLERLALETGQSTWDALGTAITQRLIPTRAQMALESFRTLILDAQAMMDPDFAGKLSADVGAEDADTDFSFGATEPDEEEKQQISEVFEAATEFSFGDNENQIPLLDPSHFSPFADNQFATKRARPFLQMPKTKPETRVPQVSDLRPGKGTAKSNEPELKEEGAEGFRKPGDPATLPELIRFLIDRTGYIKALEAEASPEALSRVENLKELANAAHDAEVRGETLAEFLDHAALASDTDQFDPSARVTLMTLHAAKGLEFPLVFLAGLEEGLFPHSRTLMNPEELEEERRLCYVGMTRAMNTLILTRAHYRRRYGNDAPEQSVPSRFLEEVPNQLVENLGGRSPAWAVPAYGNGRGSSYGANRRQSQTSEYDSRHYNYEDESQEVTRISGSQHSSPKSKSPEGGANSIDNIARFFGGRGVTPGSFARPTSRPKMDIPEPTGSAGLKKGQRVRHSKYGEGQIVMREGEGDDAKLTVLFSRHGMKKLMEKFANLEKL; encoded by the coding sequence TTGTCGCAGTCACTCATCGAAAATCTGAATCCAGAACAGCGCGCCGCGGTTGAGACCACGGATGGCCCTCTCCTGATCCTCGCCGGCGCCGGCTCAGGCAAAACCCGCGTCATCACCAGCCGCATCGCGTGGCTCATTCAGCAGAAGGGCGTCGCGCCCGATTCCATTCTGGCCGTTACGTTTACCAACAAGGCATCCGCCGAAATGGGGGAGAGGGTCGAGCGTCTGCTCGGCCACGGCTCGCTCACCAAGCCCCTCATCGCCACCTTCCACTCGCTCTGCGTGCGCATGTTGCGCCGCGATATCGAAGCGCTCAAAGTCGATGGCCAGGGCCTCACCCGCTCTTTCGCCATATACGACGAGAACGACCAGCAGGGAATCGTCAAGCAGGTGATGCGCCGCATGGGCCTCGATACTAAGCAACTCACGCCGCGCACCGTGCTCAGCCGCATCTCCTGGGCCAAAAATCACATGGTCGATCCGCAGGATTACTATCTTGGCTCCAAGGATCCCGACAGCGAACGCATCGCACACATTTACAAAAGCTACAAAGATGAACTGCGCAAGAACAACGCGCTCGACTTCGACGACCTGTTACTCGAAGCCGTCCGTCTGCTCAAAGTCTCCGCTCCCACGCGTGAGTACTACCAGCGTCGCTACCGCTACATCCTCGTAGACGAGTATCAGGACACTAACCGTCCGCAATACGAACTGATGAAACTGCTCGCTGGGGAAACCAAAAACGTCTGCGCCGTCGGCGACGAGGACCAGAGCATCTACTCCTGGCGCGGTGCCGACATTCGCAACATCCTCGAATTCGAAAAAGATTTTCCCAACGCCCGCATTGTCAGGCTCGAGCAGAACTACCGATCTACACAAGTCATTTTGGAAGCCGCCGGCGCAGTGGTCGCCAACAACCTCCGCCGCAAAGGCAAAAAGCTATGGACCGATCGCCAGGGCGGCTCGCTCATCGGCTACTACGAAGCGCCCGACGGCGAAAACGAAGCTCTCTTCATCGCCGACCGCATCCAGAAATTTCTTCGCGAGTCCGTCGAGTCTGGCGACGATGCCCACTGTGCGGTTCTTTATCGCACCAACTCGCAGTCGCGCCTCGTTGAAGAAGCGCTCCGCCGTTACGGCATTAAATACACCATGGTCGGCGGCTTCAGCTTTTACGAACGCGCTGAGATCAAGGACCTGCTGTGCTACCTGCGCCTCGTCCGCAATCCGCACGACTCGATGGCACTCAACCGCGTCATCAACACCCCGGCTCGCGGCATCGGCAAAACCACCCTCGAAACTCTCGAACGGCTCGCGCTTGAAACCGGCCAATCCACATGGGACGCGCTCGGCACTGCGATTACACAGCGTCTCATCCCCACCCGCGCGCAGATGGCGCTCGAATCTTTTCGCACGCTCATCCTCGACGCGCAGGCAATGATGGACCCCGACTTCGCCGGCAAGCTCTCCGCCGATGTAGGCGCTGAAGACGCCGACACCGACTTCTCCTTCGGCGCAACCGAACCCGATGAAGAAGAGAAGCAGCAAATCTCTGAAGTCTTCGAAGCAGCAACCGAATTTAGCTTTGGCGATAACGAAAATCAAATCCCGCTACTGGATCCCAGCCACTTCTCGCCCTTCGCCGACAATCAATTCGCAACGAAAAGAGCGCGCCCCTTCCTTCAAATGCCGAAGACCAAGCCCGAAACGCGGGTGCCCCAGGTCTCGGATTTGAGACCTGGGAAGGGAACTGCGAAAAGCAACGAACCCGAACTCAAAGAAGAGGGTGCTGAGGGATTCAGAAAACCCGGCGATCCCGCCACCCTCCCCGAACTCATCCGCTTCCTGATCGACCGCACCGGCTATATCAAAGCCCTTGAAGCCGAAGCCTCGCCCGAAGCTCTGAGCCGCGTTGAAAACCTCAAGGAATTAGCCAACGCGGCGCACGATGCCGAAGTCCGCGGAGAAACCCTCGCCGAGTTCCTCGATCACGCAGCCCTCGCATCCGACACCGATCAGTTTGATCCCAGCGCACGCGTCACTTTGATGACGCTCCACGCCGCCAAGGGCCTCGAATTTCCGCTGGTCTTTCTTGCGGGACTCGAAGAGGGTCTGTTCCCGCACTCCCGCACCCTCATGAACCCCGAGGAACTCGAAGAGGAGCGCCGTCTCTGCTACGTCGGGATGACGCGCGCGATGAACACGCTTATCCTTACTCGCGCTCATTATCGCCGCCGCTATGGCAACGATGCGCCAGAGCAAAGTGTCCCCTCGCGCTTTCTTGAAGAAGTTCCCAATCAACTCGTCGAAAATCTCGGTGGTAGATCGCCCGCATGGGCCGTCCCCGCTTACGGTAACGGCCGCGGCAGCAGCTATGGCGCAAACCGACGCCAGTCGCAGACCAGCGAATACGACAGCCGGCACTACAACTACGAAGACGAGAGCCAGGAAGTAACAAGAATCTCAGGTAGCCAGCACTCATCTCCAAAGAGCAAAAGTCCGGAAGGCGGCGCAAATTCAATTGACAACATCGCCCGCTTCTTCGGCGGACGCGGCGTTACGCCCGGCTCTTTTGCAAGGCCCACATCCCGCCCCAAGATGGACATTCCCGAGCCAACCGGATCCGCCGGCCTCAAAAAAGGTCAGCGCGTGCGCCACAGCAAATATGGAGAAGGCCAGATCGTCATGCGCGAAGGCGAAGGCGACGATGCGAAACTCACCGTGCTCTTCTCGCGCCACGGCATGAAAAAGCTGATGGAAAAATTCGCCAACCTCGAAAAGCTCTAG
- a CDS encoding cold-shock protein has translation METGTVKWFNDAKGFGFLSRENGEDVFVHHTAIQANGFRSLQEGQKVQFTVTKGPKGWQAENVQAV, from the coding sequence ATGGAAACAGGCACAGTCAAGTGGTTTAATGACGCCAAGGGTTTTGGATTTTTGAGCCGTGAGAACGGCGAGGACGTTTTCGTCCATCACACCGCCATCCAGGCGAACGGCTTCCGCTCGCTCCAGGAAGGCCAAAAGGTCCAGTTCACCGTGACCAAGGGCCCCAAGGGCTGGCAGGCTGAGAACGTTCAGGCTGTCTAG